The Gymnogyps californianus isolate 813 chromosome 5, ASM1813914v2, whole genome shotgun sequence genome contains a region encoding:
- the GPR68 gene encoding ovarian cancer G-protein coupled receptor 1, translating to MVNFTENTTEKCTINHDIHQTLSPVVYIFVFILGLPANCLSLYYGYLQIKAKNELGIYLCNLTVADLLYIFSLPFWLQYVLQHDNWTYNELLCKICGILLYENIYISVGFLCCISIDRYLAVVHPFRFQRFRTMKAAAIVSIVIWTKEITTCCFVFVHGEISMDAESHLVCFEHYPIKEWEHNVNYYRFSAGFLFPFFLLAFSYCGILRVVHKSHGTQKKKKIQIKRLVSSTVFIFLVCFGPYHILLVVRSLLENNCSFAEKIFNIYHVSLLLTTFNCVADPVLYCFSSESTYQNFVKMRDSCLTCLGCLRTETKESYPLNAPETPNRPQQPGLLQISHDGTGMKDSSTTNMGSL from the coding sequence ATGGTGAATTTCACAGAGAATACAACTGAGAAGTGCACTATTAATCATGATATCCACCAGACATTATCTCCTGTGGTGtacatatttgtatttatattagGCTTGCCAGCTAACTGCCTGTCACTGTACTATGGGTATTTACAGATCAAGGCTAAAAATGAATTGGGTATCTACCTTTGCAATTTGACTGTAGCAGACCTGCTCtacatattttctttgcctttttggcTTCAGTATGTTTTACAGCATGACAATTGGACCTACAATGAGCTGCTCTGCAAAATCTGTGGCATCCTCTTGTATGAGAATATCTATATCAGTGTGGGCTTCCTCTGCTGCATCTCCATTGACCGCTATCTCGCAGTAGTGCACCCTTTTCGGTTTCAACGGTTTCGGACAATGAAGGCTGCTGCGATTGTGAGCATCGTAATCTGGACCAAAGAAATAACGACATGCTGCTTTGTCTTCGTGCACGGGGAGATCAGTATGGATGCCGAGAGCCACCTGGTGTGCTTTGAGCATTACCCCATCAAAGAATGGGAGCACAATGTCAATTACTACCGCTTCTCTGCTggcttccttttccccttctttctgcTGGCCTTCTCTTACTGTGGGATTTTACGAGTTGTCCACAAGAGTCACGGCActcagaagaagaagaaaatccaaattAAACGACTGGTTTCAagcactgttttcatttttttagtttgctttggACCGTACCACATCCTACTTGTGGTTCGCAGCTTGTTGGAGAACAACTGCTCATTTGCcgagaaaatatttaatatttaccaTGTTTCTCTCCTGTTGACTACTTTTAACTGTGTTGCTGACCCAGTACTGTACTGTTTTTCCAGTGAAAGCACTTACCAGAACTTTGTCAAGATGCGAGACTCTTGTTTAACATGTTTAGGGTGTCTGAGGACTGAGACGAAGGAATCCTATCCGCTGAATGCTCCAGAAACTCCCAACAGGCCACAGCAACCAGGGTTATTACAAATATCACATGATGGTACTGGAATGAAGGACTCCTCCACAACTAACATGGGCAGCCTATAG